The Gloeobacter violaceus PCC 7421 DNA window TAGAAACGGCAAAAGTCAGAAGACCCTCCAGGCCGAATGTGGTGCCGTCGAACTGGCTGTACCGCGCGACCGCAATGCCGAGTTCGAGCCTGTGGTTGTACGCAAGGGCCAGACTCGGCTCGCCGGGCTCGACGAGAAGATTCTGGCGCTGTACGCAAGAGGAATGACGACCCGAGATATCCAGGCCCAATTACTAGAAATGTACGGAGTCGATGTCTCCTCAACGCTGATCTCGAACGTCACCGATGCAGTGATGGACGAGGTGCGGCAGTGGCAGAACCGGCCTCTCGAAGCGGTCTACCCAATAGCGTACTTCGACTGTCTACACGTAAAGGTTCGAGATAATGGTCGAGTGGTCAACAAAGCCGTCTACCTGGCTCTGGGCGTTGATATAGAAGGTCAGAAGGAACTGCTGGGTATCTGGCTGTCAGCTCACGAAGGGGCGAAGTTCTGGTTAGGGATACTGACTGAGTTGAGCAACCGAGGATTGAAGGACATCCTGATTGCCTGTGTGGATGGTTTGACGGGATTGCCGGAGGCCATCGAGTCAGTTTATCCCGGCTGTCTGGTGCAATTGTGCATGGTGCATATGGTCAGGAACTCGTGCAAATATGTGTCGTGGAAAGACCGCAAAGCGTTGTGTGCGGACCTGCGGTCTATCTACAGTGCAGCGACGGAAGATGAAGCGGAGTTGCATCTGGAACTTCTGAGGGAGAAGTGGGATAAGCCGTATCCGAGTGTCGGTCGGATGTGGCGAGAGAACTGGTCAAGGGTGATACCCATCTTTCGCTTTGGCGAGGACATTCGGAAGGTAATCTACACAACGAATGCAATCGAGTCATTGAACATGACGATTCGGAAGGTAAGTCGCAATCACCGGATCATGCCGAATGACGAGTCGGTAATGAAGATGGTGTATCTGGCGATCCAGAACCAGATGAAGAAGTGGACGATGCCGATTCGAGCCTGGCGTCCTGCGCTGAACCGGTTGATGATTGAATTCGAGGGACGGCTAAAGGTATGACAAATTCACTTACACAAAATAATTGACAGATCCCAGTGCGGCAAATCTCGCGCTTGCTTCATTAGACCTCTTGCATGAACCGGATTGCGGAACGAGTGTCCAAGGGTTTGAGCTGTTTATCTTGGCATTCGTGCAAGAGGTCTATTGCAATTGCTGACCCCTGCGCGCACCGAACCGCAGCCGCTGCAACCCATGGCACACCCGCCGCTAATCCCGAATATTGCAAGCGTCTGTCCATTCCGTTGCACCTTTATTGAGAGTCGTTCTTAGCAAAGTACCGGAATGCCGACGCCTTTGTGAAGCACAAAGCGATGGTTGAACGGATTTTTTTGAGGGCTGGGCGGATTTTTTTGAGGGCAAAGCAAGTGCTTTGAAAGCCGTTTGTCACCGGCAATCCCGCCACTCTTCCCAGCACCGATCGGGTTGCCGACGGATGCAACGACAACCCACCCGTCCCGGGTGGCCGCTTGCAATCTTTACAAACGGACGATTACATCGGTTCTTTCGTGTAGTCTTTGGGATTGACCCCAAACCGCTTGCGAAACGCCTCAGCAAAATACCCACGATCAGCGAAGCCTACCGCCCGCATCACCTCGGCCACGCTCGTCTTGCCCGACAGCAGCAACTGGCGCGCCTGCTCCAGCCGATAGTCGCGCAAATAACCGAACACCGTCTTACCGAATACCCGCCGGAACCCGCCCTTGAGCAAAAAATCGTTCAACTCCACCTGCCGTGCCAGTTCGACCAATGAAAGCGGCCGATCCAAATTCTGGAGTACAATTTCGCGGGCGCGACAGATGCGATCGACATAATCAGGCTCCAGATTGTGCAGCGCTCGCCGTCCCCGCTGCACCTCGCACTCCTGCTCCAAGACCAGCGCAGCCACCTCCAGCGCCTTGCCTTCCAGGTACATGCGCTTGGCGAGGCCCAAGTACGGACAGCGGACGATTTGCCAAAGCACCCGCTGCATGGCAGGCGAGATCGTTCCCACGCGGGTGTAGTACTGCTGGTCCGGCTTGCAAATCAAGTGCTTGAACTCCGGCGGCAGTTCACCATTCCTACCGACGAATGACATTAACACTTCCGACTGCATCGAGATATATACTTCTAAAATGTGGTATCGATCCGGGCAAATGGTTGTTCCCTTGGGGGCCAGACCGCTGCCGTAAAGGGCGTATTCCAGATTGCCCACCTCGGTGCAGGCGTCCTGGTGCTCCCCCGATAGGTGGAAATGACAAGACAGCCAGCTCTCCTGTTCCGCATAAGCGAATTCCCAGCGATCGCACAGTCGACAATCGAGGAGGGTTAATTCCAACCCCTCGCGCAGTTCAATATTCCGGTAAAAACCGTTGGCCAACCACGGCGGATAGTGGAGCGACAGATCCAGTTCGTCTTGCGGGTCTGGGCATTGTGACTGTGCAAGAAGCTCTTCGTCCAAATCGGCGGAGGCTTGCTCGGACATGGAAATAGTCACGGCGACATGTCCTTGGATTAGAGAAACAGCTTATCAAAAGATGATTTCATTAGTGATTTTACTGTACTGGGCATTCAGCAGGTTCTTGAAAAGGAACGTTTCCTTTGCCAGGATCGTTGCAGCGCGACGCCCTGCGGCAGGCTGCCTGCAAAAAGATTTGCATGGTGAGGAACGCGAAGCCCTGCGACTGGTCACAAGAAAAGTGGACAGGATCATTTTCCTGTCCACGGCGGGGTTGAACGATTGCTGAGGCGGTCAGGCGCCGCCTGCGGTGCAAGACACCGCGTTGAGGCTGCCAAATAGACCGTCCTGCTCGTCGTTAGGTCCGGCGGCAAAGTAAAGGTAGTTCGCTCGACCCAGTGATTCGCCGTTGCCGAAGGTCAATCCCCACAGACCGTCAACTTTGATCGACTGACGGTCCGGCCCGCTCAAGTAACCCACCTGTTGGCCGCTTTGGCGGTCGAAGGCGACGATCGTACCGTCGCCGAAGTTGCCCACCAGCAACGCGCCGCTGAGGCTGCCGAAGTCCTCCGGGGCGATGGCCAGCCCCCAGGGGGCGTTGAGGCGCTCGCTGTGCTCCAGCGTGCGCAGATACTGACCGCGGGGGGTAAAGACCGCCACGTACCCCAGGCCGGGGCCTTGCTCCTCGGTGTTCGGATCTTCGGTAGTCTTGGCGTAGGTCACATACACCCGCTCGCCCAAAAACTGGACGTTGAACGGCGCGTACTCGGCTGGGACCGCCTCCGGGTGGGCGAAGGGCTCGATCCAACCCTGGGTGGTGGTCCGAATCAGCGGAACGGGCCGGAAGGCGCCGTCGTAGACTTCGATGCGCCCCTGGGCAAAGTTGGCGGCGTACAGGCGGTTGCCCCTCGGGTAGGGAGTCACCGCCAATCCCTTGTAGATGGCCCCTTGCTGTGATTTGTCCACCACCAGCACCGAGCGGGTCATCCGCTCGACCGAGCCGTCCGGGTTGGTTCGCTCCGCCCAACCGGAGAGGGTGCCGTCCTCGGTCACCCACAGGAAGCGGCTGGGTGCGGTGATCCCCTCGCCGGAGACGACAAAGTCCGTATCCGAGCCGCTGAAGACCTGGCCGGTGGGCGTGGCGGTCGTGCCCTCGGCGGCGAGCGGCGGCGGCGCTACGGTCACGAATTTCAGATCGTCCTGGTAGAGCGGTGTGCTGTCCGTGTCGCCGACATAGGTCGTGGCAGTGCCGGTTTCGGTGTTGGCCACCCAGAAATGGCCCCCGAGCCCGGCCGGCCGCAGCGACAGACCCCAGGCGTTGCGCACCAGCGGATCGACAATCTGCGGCGCGAAGGCCGAGCTGTTGGACACCAGATTGCGCTGGGCATAGCAACTGGCGTCGGTCGGCCCGGCCAGAGCCGGACCGGACATCAAGCCCACCCCCAACACCACCCACGGCCAGATGCACGTGCGACCGGACTGGCTCAGACGGTCCATTAGACTCCCCATGGTTCTCCTCCAGACTGAATCGATATAGAAATGACCGGCGCAGAACCGCCCTGCAGGCATCCACCCGTTCTGCCGATCGCCCGCAGGCGGCGGACCTAAGCTCGCGATCGCAGAGTAAATTACTTGCATATCTTTGTCAATAACGATGGTAGGCCCGATCGTTCGCAAGCGGCCCGGGTACTTGCTCTGGGAGCCCTGGGCCATCTGCCGTACCGGGATTGCCAGTGTGCAAGTACGCACGAACGGCCGCCGCCGTCGGCGCATCCAATGCCATGGCGGCAGGTCGGGACATCGCCAATGGTAGAGAGGGCGGAGCGTCACCTGGGTAGTGGAAGCGGAGCGCGGACAACCCGGGCCGGCCGATGCCGGATGCGAGCGCTGCCGGCTGGCGAGGGAGATTCATGGCACTGGCCAAACCCAGTGCCGCCAATCCGAGCAAGCTCAAACTGCTCAATGCGGCAAGAGTCTTGCTCAAGGCACTATTGTCGACGCTCTCCACGGCCAAAGACCTCCGCTTGTCCACATCTTAAGAAAAGCGATGGGCAAAGGGATTTGGCCCATCGCCTACTCATGGCCTTTTATAGACGCGGGAAAAGCTTAGCTTTGTTGAAATTAATTGTCAATTATTACGCTTGCATGCTGGATCTTGAATGGCAGTCACCAGGCATCTCAGATGCGAAGAAGCGGGCAATGCCCAGGAGAAGGCAAGCGATCGAAGTTGAGAACATGCGACGAGGGATGATTTACCCGGCGTGCGCGGTCGACAGCTTCAGGTCCAGCACCAGGCTGTCGTCGGCCAGGTAGTGTGCCAGGTGAAAGGCCCGCTCCTCCGTCTCCAGCAGCACTTTTTTGAGATGATACTCGCTCGCGTAGTCCCCGAGGCTGGCAACCGCTGCGATCTGACGACGCAACTGCTCGATGATCGCCTGCTCAGCTTGCAGGTCGTGAACAATCATCGTGCGACAGTCAAACACATCGTCGCCTTCCGGCTGGAAACAGGACAGCTCCTGCAGGCGAACCGGCGTGCTCACCGGCACCCCGCCCAATCCGTCGACGCGCTCGCCCAACTCCTCGGCGTGGCCACGCACCTGATCGGCGTATTCGTCGAAAATCCGGTGCAACTGGCCGAACTCCGTGCCTTCGACTACCCAGTGGTGTTTCTGATACTGGTGATAAAGGGTGTAGAAACTGGCGAGCAAGTGGTTGAGGCCCTCAGTGACAGGCTCGGTAACGCTGCGATCGAGGCCGACCGGGTTGTCCTGGACCTGGCCGAAGGCGTGGCGCAACTGATTGCGAAGAGTAACCATGAATTTATCTCGGGAAAACTGACGTATTCATTTTAACAAAGGGTTCTCTAGATTTGCCGCCCCTCAATTCAGTAAATGCACTCTCTTAAAATATTATGGCAATAGTCTGCCTTAGCAAGGCGCACTCACTGGAATGATTGGCAAAGTGCCGGCGGTTCCATCGGTTGCCCTGGAGCATCGATCGATTTTTCAACGGTTAATCGGTATGACAATGATTGTCAGTGCCAGGCACGGGGCCGCATTCACTGGGCCTGCTCTATGGGCTCCAGGTCTTCGTTGAATCTACTCCCTGCCCAAGCGGACCAGACTGAGGCGGTAGGCGTTATTCAAAGGCGGCAGCGAGTACAGCAACCGCATCAGCAGGGGCACGCGCCGGTGGTACCGCTTGGGAACGTCCCAAAACGTGCAGCTTTCGAGCACCCGGTAACGGCTGTCCCATGACTCGATCGCGCGGATGTCGCGGATACCCCACTGAAAGCGGGCGTTGTAATAGCGCATCACCTCGTGGCGGTGCTGGTTTTTAACTGCCGAGGGGGCCATCGAGTCGAAGGCGAGCAAAGCCCCGGCAAAGTGTTCGGCCACCAGGGCCAAAAATTGGCGCACCTGCGCCTCGCTCAGATAAATCAGCACCGCCTCGGCCACGAAGAGCACGGGCCTTGGCCCCGCGCTATTGACAATTTCTACCCAAGCGGGATCCAGGGCGGAGGCGGCGATGAACCGGCGGCGGTCGGTGGGTTCAAAAAAGCGCCCTCGCAGCGCCATCGCGTCTGGTAAGTCGAGGTCAAACCAGAGCACCCGGCCGTTGTCGACCCGCTCGAAGCGCGTGTTGAGCCCGCAGCCGATTTCGACGACGATCCCATCCGGGTGGCCGGCCAGAAAGGCGCTCACCCACCGATCAAAGAGCCACCCCCGCATGCAGCAGCCCATCTGGGTGCCTTCGGCCTTGGCCAACTTGCTGAAGTCGTAGTCGATTTGTCCGAGAATCTCGGCGGATTTGGGATCGCGGAGGATCGGGTCGGGCTGGTTGTTCTCTGCCGCCCGCGCCCAAAGGGGAATGAGCAAGGTCTCCTGGACTGCTCCGAGTTGCACTTTTGTCGTTGGCATCGCTGCTTCTCCGTCTATGGCTCGACTGTTAGGCCAGGTAATTGCAACAATTCTCAACAAGTCTTGAGCATTGGGACAGACCGGACTGGCTTCAACGAGCGCATTCCCCGCTGCCGGCCTGCAATGTTCATAAGAAATGCGGGCAAGGAGCAGCAGTAACCACTTCCCTTGCCCACACACAGCTTTTTCAAGACGATGACAACAGACTAAGCCTATCGCTAAATAATGTCAATAACTGAAGGCGTAAGCCTAGACAAGCCAAGCCGGTTGCTCCAGGACCGGCAGCGCAAGCAGAACAAACAACAACATTGCTTTTCTAACGGGTGGAGGCGGGGGATCACCTGGATCGACTGGGGGGTGAGCAGCAAAGGCGTATCTGTCTTGGTGCCGGAGGTGGCGTTCTTGCGCCGGTACCCGCCGCTGCCGAACACCGTCACCTCGTCGAGTTCCTCGCCGTCGTCCGGTTGGGGAACGGTCTGGACCTGGGCCTGGGGTTCCACCTGGGCGAGGGGGGCGGCGTGGGTCGCCGGCCAATCCAGCTGCTGCAGGCGCCTCGCTTCTTGGGCCTCTTCGGCGCAGGCGACCGGGGCGAGCACCAGGCCCAGACAACCGCCAAGGACAAAAGGACGCGGGTCGTTCACAGTTCACCCCTGTGGGTCGAATAGCGCGGGCCGTGGGAGGCAAGCCAGTCAAGAATGCTCTCAACAAGTCCGGCCTCCAGTTGCCATCGCAAGCGGCCGGGCAAATGCCCCCCGCGGGCAAAACCGCACCGAAAAGTCGATTTTTGGAACCATGGCACCGGGTCGGAGAGCGCGCAGCGTTCGGTGTCAGCATAGGTTTGTTGATATCTAATGTCAATAGCTACAAACCACCCGCTCCCCCTCGCCCGTCCGCAGTTTGCACATGCACTGCAACTGGACCGCCATTCTTTGAAACAGAAGTGGCAGCAAAGCGGGACCCTGGCGGAAAATCCGCTCCGCCGCGGCCACCGCTAAGATGGTGAGCACAGGTTCACAGGTGTACGCCATGGTTGTTTCCACAGAACCGGTCGTCTACCCGGACTGCGATGGCCTGCCCATGTCCGACAACACCGAGCAGTTTCGCTGGATCGTCTATATCAAAGAGGGACTGGAGTGGCTGTTTGTGGAGGATCCCGATGTCTTCGTAGCTGGAGATTTGCTCTGGTACCCGCTTGAAGGAGACAACAAGACCCGGCAGGCTCCCGACACTCTGGTGGTTTTCGGCCGTCCCAAGGGCAGGCGCGGCAGCTACCGGCAGTGGCTCGAAGCGGGCGTGCCCCCGCAGGTAGTCTTCGAGGTGCTCTCCCCCGGCAACACTGTCCGGGAGATGACGCGCAAGTTCGCCTTTTACCAGCGCTTCGATGTCGAAGAGTACTACATATACGATCCCGAAGCGGGTGCACTGGATGGCTACGTGCGCCGGGGCGGGGTGCTGGAGGCGGTCGAGCCGATGGCGGGTTGGGTGAGCCCCGGGTTGGGGGTGCGCTTCGGTGTGGATGCCGAAGGCCAGTTGCAGATGTGGCGGCCGGACGGCGCGCCGTTCGAGAGCTATGTAGAAATCGCCGCCCGCGCCGAGCAGGAGCGCCAGCGCGCCGAGCAGGCCGAGCAACGCGCCGAGCAGGCCGAGCAAAGAGCGGACCAGGCCGAACAACGCGCCGAGCAGGCCGAGCAAAGAGCGGAGCAGGAGCGATTAAAAGCCGAGAGGCTTGCAGAGAAACTGCGGAAACTAGGAATTGAGCCCCCGGCATAGGACGAGGACCGGTGTGCCTGGGTGTAATCGCAACCGATACCGGCCGTCACGCGATGCTCAATGGGGAGCACTCCGGCTTTTTACGCGCTCAAGGCGCAGTTTGTGGAGCCGACGCAGCAAGCCCGTGGCCAGAAGCAGACTCGGTGTCAGGCCGAGCAACACATACAGGATGCGCGTCGGCAGCCCGCCAAACGAGCCGAAATGGAGTGTGGTAATGAGCGCCAAAACCTGGATACCGGGGGTCGGTTCTGCAACTTTTTGGACCGCTAGAACCCGGCCTGTGTAACCGTCGAGATCCACCGTGCTCAGTCCCTCCTCCGGAAAGGGGGCTGGGGGAATATGCTTTCTCACCTGTACGCTTCCGCCTTCGAGCAGTGCAATGGAGAGCGCCCGGCCTTCCGGCAAAGCTGCATCGGCCCGGTCCAACAGCGCTTCGAGGGGCATCGGCGGCCGGTTGGAGCCCGCTCGCGAAGTAGCTTCCGCGGGCTGGGGCGCGTAGCCGATCATCGCGAAAAATAGGCTCGGAACCAGGTGAAGCAGGATGATAAGCGCACCTGTCAAGCCAGAAATCATCAGTAATGCTGCCGAAAAAATCCCTGTGATTTTGTGGAGATCATATTGCAAAAGCGGGGAGGGAGATCGCCAGCGCACCCTAAAACCGGTGGCGGGCTTTTTCCAACCCGGCCACAGCAGCAGTCCACTTCCCCCGAGCAGCAGCAACCACAGGCCGCAGAGTCCGACTACCAGTTCGCCGGTCTCCCCCAGTAGAAGCGTGTTGTGCATCTGGTAAAGATATCCGATGGGAGTCTGGTCCCATCGCCTGGCTCCAAGCAGCTCTCCAGTGTAGGGATTGGCATGAACTTCGTAATACTCTTCGCCGCGCTTCAAGTTCATCATGTAGGGGTCGTGGGGTTGTTGCGGCAATTGAACAGATTCCAAATCGCTCTTGGGATGGGCTTGTTTGACCGTCGCAACGACGCGGTCGAGCGGCACTTTTTGCCCCTGGGGCACCACGTGAAAAAGTGGGGCGTACAGGGCGTGATCCAGCTCTTTCCAGAAGACGATGCTGCTGCCGGTCAAACCGAGAATGGCGATGAGAATCCCCGCGAGCAATCCGGTGACGCGATGGAGGTGAAATAGCAGCCGGTGCCTTTTCATCGGACTAATAATCGATGGTGTAGGCGACGTTGAGGGTGACTCCCCGCGCCGCGACGTTGAAGCGGTCGGTCGGGCCGAATCCAAAGCTCGAATAGGCCTGGCTGTACACCGGCGAGTAGAGATTGTTGAGCAGGTTCTTGATGCCGACTTCCAGCGTTCCGGAACCAAACTTGATATTGCCGATGTAGTCCACCGTCGCGTAGTCGTAGATGGGGGCACCCTCGACGCGAAAACCGTCCACCAAGGCGTTGTACGCCCGGTCACGGTTGCCCGAGTACAGAAGCTGCAGGCGGTTGCTCCATCCCGGCGCGGTCTGGTGCTCGATATAGGCGGTGGCCTTCAGCGGCGGGACGGCAAAAGAATTCAAGGGGTAGAAGTTGCCGTCACCAAAAAAATCCTGCTCGCCCTCGGACCACCCGAAGAGGGTACCCAACCGCCACCCGGGGGCAGGCTGGTAGTCGAGGGTCGCCTCGACGCCGTAATTGCGCTGGGGCGAGCGCGAGTTCTCGTAGGTGGTCGCGCCGGTCTGAACGGTGCTGGTGCCCAGGGCCGAATAGTTGAAAAAGGCCGCGAGTGTCGCCTGCACCGAGCGCCAGCGCCCGCGAAAACCGATCTCGTAGTTGTCGACGATCTGGGGTTGCAAAGCCCGCAGCGAGTCCGACAGCACGAAGCCCGAGGGCACCCCGAATAGCGCCGAGCCAAAGTTCGGCACAGAAAAACCCTGGGCAAAGTTGGCATATATGCTCGTCTCGGTGGTGGGCTTGTAGACGATGCCCAGGTTGAAGACGGTGGCGCTGTCGTCGAGACTGCCGCCCCGGACCAGCCCACCGGCAAACTCTGAAAAAAAGTCCTTCGCTTCGATAGTGACGTTTTCGAATCGCAGACCGCCGCTCGCTACCCACTGCTCGCTGATGTTCCACTGCGTTTGCAAAAACGCGCCGAGACTCGCGACGCGGTAGGCCGGCGCGATGGTCACAAGACCGCTCGTGCGCAGGATACTCTGGTTGCTCTCATCGAAGACCTTGGAGTCGAAAAGCTCGAATATGCCGGCGCCCACCGGATCGTTTTTAAAGTCGGTTCCCCACAATATTTTGAGGTTGTCCGCCAGGGGGGTTTCCACCTGCGCCCGGGCAGTGGTCACCTGCTCGCTTCCCTTCAAAAAGCGCAAAAACGAGTCGAAGATGCCGCCGCTGCCGTCCGGTGTAAAGCGAAAGTCGTAGGGGATGCCCACCTCGAAAGCATCGCGGTAACTGA harbors:
- a CDS encoding IS256 family transposase encodes the protein MTIRKEILDELLKDYDGTDPQTILGEGGLLKQLTKAVIERALEAELETHLGYKKHEAAGKGTGNSRNGKSQKTLQAECGAVELAVPRDRNAEFEPVVVRKGQTRLAGLDEKILALYARGMTTRDIQAQLLEMYGVDVSSTLISNVTDAVMDEVRQWQNRPLEAVYPIAYFDCLHVKVRDNGRVVNKAVYLALGVDIEGQKELLGIWLSAHEGAKFWLGILTELSNRGLKDILIACVDGLTGLPEAIESVYPGCLVQLCMVHMVRNSCKYVSWKDRKALCADLRSIYSAATEDEAELHLELLREKWDKPYPSVGRMWRENWSRVIPIFRFGEDIRKVIYTTNAIESLNMTIRKVSRNHRIMPNDESVMKMVYLAIQNQMKKWTMPIRAWRPALNRLMIEFEGRLKV
- a CDS encoding helix-turn-helix transcriptional regulator, which encodes MSEQASADLDEELLAQSQCPDPQDELDLSLHYPPWLANGFYRNIELREGLELTLLDCRLCDRWEFAYAEQESWLSCHFHLSGEHQDACTEVGNLEYALYGSGLAPKGTTICPDRYHILEVYISMQSEVLMSFVGRNGELPPEFKHLICKPDQQYYTRVGTISPAMQRVLWQIVRCPYLGLAKRMYLEGKALEVAALVLEQECEVQRGRRALHNLEPDYVDRICRAREIVLQNLDRPLSLVELARQVELNDFLLKGGFRRVFGKTVFGYLRDYRLEQARQLLLSGKTSVAEVMRAVGFADRGYFAEAFRKRFGVNPKDYTKEPM
- a CDS encoding TIGR03118 family protein codes for the protein MGSLMDRLSQSGRTCIWPWVVLGVGLMSGPALAGPTDASCYAQRNLVSNSSAFAPQIVDPLVRNAWGLSLRPAGLGGHFWVANTETGTATTYVGDTDSTPLYQDDLKFVTVAPPPLAAEGTTATPTGQVFSGSDTDFVVSGEGITAPSRFLWVTEDGTLSGWAERTNPDGSVERMTRSVLVVDKSQQGAIYKGLAVTPYPRGNRLYAANFAQGRIEVYDGAFRPVPLIRTTTQGWIEPFAHPEAVPAEYAPFNVQFLGERVYVTYAKTTEDPNTEEQGPGLGYVAVFTPRGQYLRTLEHSERLNAPWGLAIAPEDFGSLSGALLVGNFGDGTIVAFDRQSGQQVGYLSGPDRQSIKVDGLWGLTFGNGESLGRANYLYFAAGPNDEQDGLFGSLNAVSCTAGGA
- the dpsA gene encoding DNA starvation/stationary phase protection protein DpsA, which codes for MVTLRNQLRHAFGQVQDNPVGLDRSVTEPVTEGLNHLLASFYTLYHQYQKHHWVVEGTEFGQLHRIFDEYADQVRGHAEELGERVDGLGGVPVSTPVRLQELSCFQPEGDDVFDCRTMIVHDLQAEQAIIEQLRRQIAAVASLGDYASEYHLKKVLLETEERAFHLAHYLADDSLVLDLKLSTAHAG
- a CDS encoding class I SAM-dependent methyltransferase produces the protein MPTTKVQLGAVQETLLIPLWARAAENNQPDPILRDPKSAEILGQIDYDFSKLAKAEGTQMGCCMRGWLFDRWVSAFLAGHPDGIVVEIGCGLNTRFERVDNGRVLWFDLDLPDAMALRGRFFEPTDRRRFIAASALDPAWVEIVNSAGPRPVLFVAEAVLIYLSEAQVRQFLALVAEHFAGALLAFDSMAPSAVKNQHRHEVMRYYNARFQWGIRDIRAIESWDSRYRVLESCTFWDVPKRYHRRVPLLMRLLYSLPPLNNAYRLSLVRLGRE
- a CDS encoding ferrichrome-iron receptor, which produces MNDPRPFVLGGCLGLVLAPVACAEEAQEARRLQQLDWPATHAAPLAQVEPQAQVQTVPQPDDGEELDEVTVFGSGGYRRKNATSGTKTDTPLLLTPQSIQVIPRLHPLEKQCCCLFCLRCRSWSNRLGLSRLTPSVIDII
- a CDS encoding Uma2 family endonuclease, which codes for MVVSTEPVVYPDCDGLPMSDNTEQFRWIVYIKEGLEWLFVEDPDVFVAGDLLWYPLEGDNKTRQAPDTLVVFGRPKGRRGSYRQWLEAGVPPQVVFEVLSPGNTVREMTRKFAFYQRFDVEEYYIYDPEAGALDGYVRRGGVLEAVEPMAGWVSPGLGVRFGVDAEGQLQMWRPDGAPFESYVEIAARAEQERQRAEQAEQRAEQAEQRADQAEQRAEQAEQRAEQERLKAERLAEKLRKLGIEPPA
- a CDS encoding PepSY-associated TM helix domain-containing protein — protein: MKRHRLLFHLHRVTGLLAGILIAILGLTGSSIVFWKELDHALYAPLFHVVPQGQKVPLDRVVATVKQAHPKSDLESVQLPQQPHDPYMMNLKRGEEYYEVHANPYTGELLGARRWDQTPIGYLYQMHNTLLLGETGELVVGLCGLWLLLLGGSGLLLWPGWKKPATGFRVRWRSPSPLLQYDLHKITGIFSAALLMISGLTGALIILLHLVPSLFFAMIGYAPQPAEATSRAGSNRPPMPLEALLDRADAALPEGRALSIALLEGGSVQVRKHIPPAPFPEEGLSTVDLDGYTGRVLAVQKVAEPTPGIQVLALITTLHFGSFGGLPTRILYVLLGLTPSLLLATGLLRRLHKLRLERVKSRSAPH
- a CDS encoding TonB-dependent receptor: MEAADAAPLLIERKADLRPFRTEASALLGEHIAQGPPAEPDPTPQSAPTVEDDGSEADLEEVVVTATRTRERLSDVARTVYVVPRRTIEQQSILTGSVVDILGNTVPGFGPPKENRVGNTLRGRDPQVLIDGIPVISNYASFYELSYIAPIAIEQIEVVGGPTAIYGDGATGGTINILTRRSTEKPQATTRAGFDLGLSNTAGGAGKFVEQFFSSQAGPVDFTIAASYRGSGNFYDAAGNRTPSLSDTLDTKNAYSAYGRFGFKLTPEQKLQLVASYSADTRYVNSFASPAVNSCCGVQQSRAIARNVVLESGYGQPVLQNFLAALDYTHENLWGSKLFAQVSYRDAFEVGIPYDFRFTPDGSGGIFDSFLRFLKGSEQVTTARAQVETPLADNLKILWGTDFKNDPVGAGIFELFDSKVFDESNQSILRTSGLVTIAPAYRVASLGAFLQTQWNISEQWVASGGLRFENVTIEAKDFFSEFAGGLVRGGSLDDSATVFNLGIVYKPTTETSIYANFAQGFSVPNFGSALFGVPSGFVLSDSLRALQPQIVDNYEIGFRGRWRSVQATLAAFFNYSALGTSTVQTGATTYENSRSPQRNYGVEATLDYQPAPGWRLGTLFGWSEGEQDFFGDGNFYPLNSFAVPPLKATAYIEHQTAPGWSNRLQLLYSGNRDRAYNALVDGFRVEGAPIYDYATVDYIGNIKFGSGTLEVGIKNLLNNLYSPVYSQAYSSFGFGPTDRFNVAARGVTLNVAYTIDY